The genomic DNA GCACGAACCCCGCGCACGAATGAGGGGCGGTGCCGGCCTCAACCCCGGCACCGCCCCCGTTGCACCCCGCGCGGTTCAGCCCGCGAGGATCTGCTGCGCCTGCTGCTCCGCGTCCGCGAGGAGCTTGGCGATGTCGGCGTTCTGATCGGTGAGCACGGCCTGGACGACGGGGTCGAGGAGCGCGTAGATCTCCTGCGTCTTGTGGCTGGGCTCGGGCAGTAGCGGCTGCTCGAAGATGTGGTCGGTGAACGGGGTCATCTGGTCGAGCGGCACGTTGACGTAGTCGGCGATCCACTGCTGCGACTCGGCGTAGGTGGCTTCGTCGAAGATCGGCATCTCGGGGGCTCCGACGGGGGCGCCCGACTCGGCGGTGGTCTTCGCGGCGGTGACCGCGGCGTCTTCGTCGGCGAGCTTCTGCATGTAGTAGAAGTCGATCCACTTCACGCCGGCGGCCTGCTCGGCCTCGGTCGCGTTGGCCGAGACGACGGCGAGGGTGCCGCCGCCGAGCACGCCGGCGTCGCCGTCGTCGGCGAGCGGCAGCACGGTGAGCCCGTAGTCGTCGGGGTTCATCTGGTTCTGCGTGAAGAGGTTGCCGTAGTTGCCGCCGCCCGACACGTACATGCCGATCTGGCCCGAGGCGAACGCCTGGTTGATGCTGCCCCAGTCGTAGAGGAAGTTGGCGCCCATGGAGTCGTCCTGCCACCGCATGGTCTTGACCATGTCGAGCACCTGCTTCATCTCGGGGGTGTCGATGGTCGAGGTGACCTCGTCGCCGTCGACCTGCTCGAGCCGACCGCCGAGGGCGTAGTCGAGTGTGGTGAGGATCCACCCGCCGGTGTTGGACGAGGTCATCTGCGCGTACCCGGCGACGCCCGTGGCATCCGCGATCTGTTTGGCGTCGGCGCGCACCTCGTCCCAGGTGGTGGGCGGCTGGTCGGGGTCGAGGCCCGCCTGCTCGAAGAGCGTGCGGTTGTAGTGCAGCCCCTGGCCGTAGGCGGCGATCGGCACGGCCCACTGGCTGCCGTCGGCGGCCTGGCCGGCGACGGCGACGTTCGGGTTGAAGTCGCCGGCGTAGGGGAGGTCGGCGACGAGCTTCGAGATGTCGGCGATCTGCTGGTTGGCGATGAGCCCTCGACCGTCGGTGAACGGGATGGTGAACACGTCGGGCAGGGTGCCGCCGGCGAGGGCCGCGGCGAAGGTGGTGCCGTCCCAGGTGTACTCGACGGATTCGATGGTGATGTCGGGGTGTTCGGACTCGAACTGCGCGGCGCGCTCTTCGAACGCGGCGATCGCGCCGTCGTCGAGGCCGGCGTCGATGGCGACCTGCAGGGTCACCCCGTCGTCGGCGGGTTCGTCGGAGGTGGCGCAGCCGGCGAGCGGCACGGCCAGGGCGAGCGCGGTGATCGCGCCCGCGAACTTCAGTGATGACGTCATCGTCTTCCTCTTGTCTTCGGGTGCTGTGAGAGTGTCGCAGCCGGCGGCTGCGTGGATGGTGTGTGCGGCTCGTCAGGTGCGGAGCCAGACCGAGGTGTCGGCGGGCAGCTCCTTCCTCTCG from Agromyces larvae includes the following:
- a CDS encoding ABC transporter substrate-binding protein, with protein sequence MTSSLKFAGAITALALAVPLAGCATSDEPADDGVTLQVAIDAGLDDGAIAAFEERAAQFESEHPDITIESVEYTWDGTTFAAALAGGTLPDVFTIPFTDGRGLIANQQIADISKLVADLPYAGDFNPNVAVAGQAADGSQWAVPIAAYGQGLHYNRTLFEQAGLDPDQPPTTWDEVRADAKQIADATGVAGYAQMTSSNTGGWILTTLDYALGGRLEQVDGDEVTSTIDTPEMKQVLDMVKTMRWQDDSMGANFLYDWGSINQAFASGQIGMYVSGGGNYGNLFTQNQMNPDDYGLTVLPLADDGDAGVLGGGTLAVVSANATEAEQAAGVKWIDFYYMQKLADEDAAVTAAKTTAESGAPVGAPEMPIFDEATYAESQQWIADYVNVPLDQMTPFTDHIFEQPLLPEPSHKTQEIYALLDPVVQAVLTDQNADIAKLLADAEQQAQQILAG